In a single window of the Terriglobus roseus genome:
- a CDS encoding UPF0182 family protein yields the protein MPDIIDIPAPSRRPRALLIAVAVIAALLFGGGRLLSFYVDALWFHSLGFTEIFRKTLMLQWALFLAFFALTFALLYGTFVLLRGRGHGTSMVRAVLVNGQPLSIDVGRWLKPTVLALSLFVAWVSGSGMSEEWPTFVRWIYAQHGASALDPVLGRPLNFYLLTLPAWQLLAGWVIAMAALVLAFAAGLHMTRQRAVQVPDFHQDFHFADAGTTSWRGIYAAVAFLLVALSVRVWLSRFSLLMGEHTIFSGVTYTDAHVSLPGLLIVSVVLLLGAAVAAYSAAKRNSGARWVFAAVLPGALLYVAVQVAGAAVDTFIVKPNELVKEQPYIRNNIEATRTAYALDSIVVRPFAAGTTVADADASNYQPTLQNIRLWDAQALQDTLRQIQEIRTYYDFPGIDIDRYNLDGHPRQVMLATRELSTEKLPESSRNWINERLVYTHGYGVTMNPVNGFTPEGLPTLLLGNMPVQSTVPSLNVARPQIYFGEMTNTDVYVKTRQQEFDYPQGQSNSLTSYTGTGGIALGNWLRRTIIALERGDVAKLPFSDDVTPDSRLLMRRNIQERVMNIAPFLSLDPDPYITVGDDGRLRWILDGFTSADTYPNARHYALGDTPVNYLRNSVKIAVDAYDGTVSFYVMDEADPILNAYRNAFPGMFQPAAAMPATMRAHLRYTDTLLKLQAHAYGLYHMTDPATFFNREDLWTPATESAVDSQGQRSSQEMQPNYVLMNLPGEKGMEFVNILPFTPSNRNNLIGWIAGRSDGANYGTAVAYNFPKTRLVDGPSQIEARIDQNAQISGQLTLWNQQGSHVHRGNLLVIPTGTALLYAESIYLQADRSPMPELRLVVLALQDRLAYGTTFEAALASLFNGTESSITQVAAQPSTPSSGAAAAPSASPVAGAPTNRNAEIQQAAQDLAEYQRLTAQGKLGEAGAKLDALKAVLNRLTAGGER from the coding sequence ATGCCCGACATCATTGACATTCCTGCTCCATCGCGCAGACCGCGCGCGCTGCTGATTGCCGTTGCCGTCATTGCGGCGCTGCTGTTTGGTGGCGGCCGTCTGCTCAGCTTCTACGTGGACGCGCTCTGGTTCCACTCGCTCGGCTTTACAGAGATCTTTCGCAAGACACTCATGTTGCAGTGGGCTCTGTTTCTGGCTTTCTTCGCACTGACATTTGCGTTGCTCTACGGAACGTTTGTGTTGCTGCGTGGACGCGGACACGGCACCAGCATGGTGCGTGCCGTGCTGGTGAATGGACAGCCGCTCAGCATCGACGTTGGGCGCTGGCTGAAGCCGACCGTTCTGGCTTTGTCGCTCTTTGTTGCGTGGGTCTCGGGCTCCGGCATGTCGGAGGAGTGGCCTACCTTTGTTCGTTGGATCTATGCGCAGCATGGTGCGAGCGCACTGGATCCGGTGCTTGGCCGGCCGCTGAACTTTTATCTGCTGACGCTGCCCGCGTGGCAACTGCTGGCGGGATGGGTGATCGCCATGGCAGCACTCGTCCTGGCCTTCGCCGCAGGTCTGCACATGACGCGCCAGCGCGCAGTGCAGGTCCCGGACTTCCATCAGGATTTTCACTTCGCCGACGCCGGTACCACATCGTGGCGTGGAATTTATGCGGCCGTTGCCTTTTTGCTGGTGGCGCTGTCGGTGCGGGTGTGGCTTAGTCGCTTCAGTCTGTTAATGGGTGAGCACACAATCTTCTCCGGCGTCACCTATACCGATGCACATGTCAGTTTGCCCGGCCTGCTCATCGTCTCCGTGGTCTTGTTGCTGGGGGCGGCAGTTGCCGCGTACAGCGCGGCGAAACGGAACAGTGGTGCGCGATGGGTCTTTGCTGCAGTCCTCCCTGGAGCGCTGTTGTACGTTGCCGTGCAAGTAGCTGGCGCAGCCGTCGACACGTTCATCGTCAAGCCGAACGAGCTTGTGAAAGAACAGCCATACATCCGCAACAACATTGAAGCAACGCGCACGGCCTACGCGCTGGACAGCATCGTAGTGCGGCCGTTTGCTGCGGGCACAACGGTCGCTGACGCCGATGCCTCGAACTATCAGCCGACGCTACAGAACATCCGGCTGTGGGATGCACAAGCGCTGCAGGACACGCTTCGTCAGATCCAGGAGATTCGAACCTACTACGACTTCCCCGGTATCGACATCGATCGCTACAACCTGGACGGCCACCCGCGCCAGGTGATGCTGGCAACACGTGAGTTAAGCACCGAAAAGCTACCCGAGAGCAGCCGCAATTGGATCAACGAGCGCCTTGTCTACACGCATGGTTACGGCGTCACCATGAACCCGGTGAACGGCTTCACGCCGGAGGGCCTGCCGACTCTGCTGCTGGGCAACATGCCCGTGCAAAGCACCGTGCCATCGCTGAACGTTGCACGTCCGCAGATCTACTTTGGCGAGATGACGAACACGGACGTCTACGTGAAGACGCGTCAGCAGGAGTTCGACTATCCGCAGGGACAGTCGAACAGCCTAACCAGCTACACCGGCACCGGCGGTATCGCGCTGGGCAACTGGCTGCGCCGCACGATCATTGCGCTGGAGCGGGGTGATGTAGCGAAGCTGCCCTTCAGTGACGACGTCACACCGGACTCACGCCTGCTGATGCGTCGCAACATTCAGGAGCGTGTGATGAACATCGCACCGTTCCTTTCGCTCGACCCCGATCCGTACATCACCGTGGGCGACGATGGCCGGCTGCGCTGGATTCTCGACGGCTTCACCTCCGCCGATACCTATCCCAACGCGCGCCACTACGCGCTGGGCGATACGCCGGTGAACTATCTGCGCAACAGTGTGAAGATCGCGGTCGATGCCTATGACGGCACCGTCTCCTTCTATGTGATGGATGAGGCCGACCCGATCCTTAACGCGTATCGCAACGCCTTTCCGGGTATGTTTCAGCCCGCAGCCGCGATGCCCGCAACCATGCGCGCACACCTGCGCTATACCGACACGCTGCTGAAGCTGCAGGCGCACGCTTACGGGCTGTACCACATGACCGATCCAGCAACGTTCTTCAATCGCGAAGACCTCTGGACACCAGCAACGGAGTCCGCCGTCGACAGCCAGGGCCAGCGATCCTCGCAGGAGATGCAGCCCAACTACGTACTGATGAACCTGCCCGGCGAAAAGGGCATGGAGTTCGTCAACATCCTGCCGTTCACACCGAGCAATCGCAACAACCTGATCGGCTGGATCGCAGGCCGCAGCGATGGTGCCAACTACGGTACGGCCGTCGCCTATAACTTCCCCAAGACACGTCTGGTCGATGGTCCGTCGCAGATCGAAGCGCGCATCGACCAGAACGCGCAGATCAGCGGACAGTTGACGCTGTGGAACCAGCAGGGATCGCATGTACATCGTGGCAACCTGCTGGTGATCCCCACCGGCACCGCGCTGCTGTATGCCGAGTCGATCTATCTGCAGGCCGACCGCAGCCCCATGCCTGAGCTGCGCCTTGTCGTGCTTGCGCTACAGGATCGGCTGGCCTATGGCACCACCTTTGAAGCGGCGCTGGCGAGCCTGTTCAATGGCACGGAGTCGTCCATTACCCAGGTTGCTGCGCAACCTTCGACTCCTTCCAGCGGTGCTGCAGCGGCTCCGTCCGCTTCTCCGGTTGCGGGCGCACCGACCAACCGCAACGCAGAGATTCAGCAGGCCGCTCAGGATCTGGCCGAGTACCAGCGACTGACCGCGCAGGGCAAACTCGGCGAGGCCGGCGCGAAGCTGGATGCGTTGAAGGCGGTGTTGAACCGGTTGACGGCGGGTGGCGAGCGGTAG
- a CDS encoding SDR family NAD(P)-dependent oxidoreductase has translation MELAGRKAVVIGGTSGIGKALALGLARAGANVIATSRSDAAVAETTAEIRSLGRESMEIVSDVLQRRSLQSLLEGALAVFGRVDILVNAAGITKREPTLEVSEETWNAILNVNLHGTLRACQVFGGQMITQGYGRIINIASLSSFVAFQEVTAYCASKAAVASLTRSLAVEWAKHGVLVNAVAPGIFPTALNSRILDSPRGQELQMRTPLARFGTTDELISTAVYLASEKTSFTNGQVIAVDGGFLASGVNQ, from the coding sequence ATGGAGTTAGCGGGCCGCAAGGCCGTAGTGATCGGTGGCACATCCGGTATTGGCAAGGCACTGGCGCTTGGCCTGGCGCGTGCCGGTGCGAATGTCATCGCGACGTCACGCTCGGACGCGGCCGTTGCTGAGACAACCGCAGAGATCCGATCGCTTGGGCGTGAGTCGATGGAGATCGTGTCCGATGTCCTCCAGCGTCGATCGCTACAGTCTCTACTGGAAGGCGCGCTTGCAGTCTTCGGCCGCGTCGACATTCTGGTGAATGCCGCGGGCATTACAAAGCGCGAGCCGACACTCGAAGTTTCAGAAGAGACGTGGAACGCGATCCTCAATGTAAACCTGCACGGCACACTGCGCGCCTGCCAGGTCTTTGGCGGACAGATGATTACGCAGGGGTACGGCCGGATCATTAACATCGCATCACTCTCAAGCTTTGTGGCCTTTCAGGAAGTTACGGCATACTGCGCGAGCAAGGCTGCGGTTGCGTCACTCACACGGTCACTTGCCGTGGAGTGGGCAAAGCATGGGGTGCTTGTCAACGCAGTTGCGCCGGGCATCTTCCCGACTGCGCTGAACAGTCGAATTCTCGACAGCCCGCGCGGGCAGGAGTTGCAGATGCGCACACCTCTCGCGCGCTTTGGAACGACCGACGAACTGATCAGTACCGCGGTTTATCTTGCGAGCGAAAAGACATCCTTTACAAACGGACAGGTGATTGCAGTGGATGGTGGCTTCCTGGCGAGCGGCGTGAATCAGTAG
- a CDS encoding SGNH/GDSL hydrolase family protein: MRVRSLFISIAALLSALGSYAQIVKPPQWVGSWAASQQIPTDMNIAPKGQLEAATLRQIVHLSLGGEEIRLRLSNVFGTSSLGLMSVHVARPVSASGAVIDFATDRVVTFDRGHTSVIIPSGAEYLSDPVPFHAAALSDIAITITYDQEPATQTAHPGSRSTSYVLHGVDASTAEMEGAAHFDRWYQIAGVDVPAPTGAASIVTFGDSITDGHGATTNGNDRWPDDLAVRLQSDPALRNLGVLNAGLGGNRVLVDGSGPNALARFSRDVLVQPGAKYVVVFEGVNDLGMTARLQEFSPRAHDALVASILGAYQQMIDLAHDRGLRIYGATITPFLGFDFYHPNAANEADRQKINAWIRAAGHFDAVIDFDKVIADPADPTRLLPKFDSGDHLHPSASGFHAMADSISLDLFRR; the protein is encoded by the coding sequence ATGCGCGTCCGGTCTCTCTTTATTTCGATTGCAGCACTGCTGTCGGCGCTGGGCTCCTACGCTCAAATCGTGAAGCCACCGCAGTGGGTGGGTAGCTGGGCCGCTTCACAACAAATTCCCACGGATATGAACATTGCACCTAAGGGGCAGCTTGAGGCCGCAACACTCCGGCAGATCGTCCATCTCTCACTGGGCGGCGAGGAGATTCGGCTGCGTCTGTCGAACGTCTTTGGCACATCGTCGTTGGGGTTGATGTCCGTCCATGTAGCGCGGCCGGTCTCAGCCTCCGGCGCCGTCATCGATTTTGCAACAGACCGTGTGGTCACCTTCGATCGTGGTCACACGAGCGTCATCATCCCCTCTGGCGCTGAGTATCTTTCAGACCCGGTTCCGTTCCACGCAGCCGCGCTGTCAGACATTGCCATTACGATCACCTACGACCAGGAGCCAGCGACCCAGACGGCGCATCCGGGGTCACGTTCGACGTCGTACGTATTACACGGTGTCGACGCATCGACCGCAGAGATGGAAGGCGCCGCACACTTCGACCGCTGGTACCAGATCGCCGGCGTCGATGTACCTGCACCGACGGGTGCAGCAAGCATCGTGACGTTTGGCGACTCGATCACCGACGGCCACGGCGCTACAACAAACGGCAATGACCGCTGGCCGGATGATCTTGCAGTCCGCCTGCAGTCCGACCCGGCATTGCGCAATCTTGGCGTACTAAACGCCGGGCTCGGCGGCAACCGCGTGCTGGTGGATGGCTCGGGCCCAAATGCGCTGGCTCGCTTCTCGCGCGACGTGCTGGTGCAGCCGGGCGCCAAGTATGTTGTGGTCTTCGAGGGCGTGAACGACCTGGGCATGACTGCTCGCCTGCAAGAATTCTCACCTCGCGCGCACGATGCGCTGGTTGCATCGATCCTCGGCGCATATCAGCAGATGATCGACCTAGCGCACGACCGCGGTCTGCGGATCTACGGCGCCACCATCACGCCGTTTCTCGGCTTCGACTTCTACCATCCCAATGCCGCGAACGAAGCCGACCGGCAGAAGATCAATGCCTGGATACGCGCGGCAGGCCACTTCGATGCAGTGATTGACTTCGACAAAGTCATCGCCGATCCAGCGGATCCCACGCGACTGTTGCCGAAGTTCGACAGCGGAGATCATCTGCATCCGTCGGCGTCTGGCTTTCATGCGATGGCAGATAGTATTTCGCTCGATCTATTTCGCAGGTAA
- the manD gene encoding D-mannonate dehydratase ManD, protein MKIIGARLIICSPDRNFVTLRIDTDEGIYGLGDATLNGRELAVASYLQEHVAPCLIGRDASMIEDTWQFLYRGAYWRRGPVTMAAIAAVDMALWDIKGKALNTPVYNLLGGASRQGCMVYTHANGADIAEAVDSVQKHLSEGYLAVRAQAGVPGIASSYGVPKAGKPYEPAERGLPSESVWSSERYLRFAPKLMEAVRASVGPDVHLLHDVHHRLTPIQAARLGKELEPHDLFWMEDPVPAELQEGFQLIRQHTTTPLAVGEVFNSIYDAHELIRNQWIDYLRMTVVHGGGITPLKKAADFAALYHVKTGFHGATDLSPVTMAAALHLGLAIHNFGIQEHMPHTALTDEVFPHAYRFEAGYMHPGDEPGLGVEIDETLAANYPYQRAYLPTARLLDGTVTDW, encoded by the coding sequence ATGAAGATCATTGGCGCTCGCCTAATCATCTGCTCTCCCGATCGCAACTTCGTCACGCTGCGCATCGATACCGACGAGGGTATCTACGGCCTGGGCGACGCCACGCTGAATGGCCGTGAGTTAGCCGTTGCAAGCTACCTGCAGGAGCACGTGGCGCCATGCCTCATCGGCCGTGATGCCTCCATGATCGAGGACACCTGGCAGTTTCTATATCGGGGTGCTTACTGGCGCCGCGGGCCCGTCACCATGGCCGCCATTGCAGCAGTTGATATGGCGCTGTGGGATATCAAGGGCAAGGCTCTGAATACGCCTGTCTACAACCTGCTGGGAGGCGCCAGCCGGCAGGGCTGCATGGTCTACACACACGCCAATGGTGCGGACATCGCGGAGGCCGTCGACTCCGTGCAGAAGCACTTGTCCGAAGGTTATCTCGCGGTTCGCGCACAGGCGGGTGTACCGGGCATCGCATCGAGCTACGGTGTCCCGAAGGCAGGCAAGCCGTATGAGCCGGCGGAGCGTGGGCTGCCGAGCGAAAGTGTCTGGTCCAGCGAGCGCTATCTTCGCTTTGCGCCGAAACTGATGGAAGCCGTACGAGCGAGTGTTGGGCCCGATGTTCATCTGCTGCACGATGTGCATCATCGACTGACGCCGATACAGGCCGCGCGCCTGGGCAAAGAGCTTGAACCCCACGACCTGTTCTGGATGGAAGACCCTGTACCCGCAGAGTTGCAGGAAGGCTTTCAACTCATACGTCAGCACACAACCACACCCCTTGCGGTCGGAGAGGTATTCAACTCCATCTACGACGCGCACGAACTCATTCGCAACCAGTGGATCGACTATTTACGCATGACTGTTGTGCATGGTGGTGGCATCACACCGTTGAAGAAGGCTGCAGACTTCGCTGCGCTGTACCACGTGAAGACAGGCTTCCACGGTGCGACCGATCTATCGCCGGTGACGATGGCAGCAGCGCTGCACCTTGGACTGGCGATCCATAACTTCGGCATTCAGGAACACATGCCGCACACGGCATTGACGGACGAGGTCTTCCCGCATGCCTACCGCTTTGAGGCGGGCTACATGCATCCGGGCGATGAGCCGGGCCTTGGCGTGGAAATTGATGAAACACTGGCTGCGAATTATCCGTACCAGCGAGCGTACCTGCCGACTGCACGGTTATTGGATGGCACCGTAACGGATTGGTAG
- a CDS encoding alpha-glucuronidase family glycosyl hydrolase: MMKSNPRTIVLIATCLAACLGAKAEDGAAAWLRYAPIANPAQYRELPSRIVVMGDSPTERAAGAELQRGLTKMLGREFTVTGAAGLTERAIVLDRERGGSGKAPDYDNAVDIRADTYRIASRNPWQVQVLGASTRAELYGVFHLLELIATAKPLPSNEGHTPSAPIRWTDEWDNLNGTIERGYAGRSIFFENGHVRADLSRAGEYARLLASVGMNGCNVNNVNADLDTLSPEHLHEFARIADVFRPWGVRLALSIDLTSPQTVGGLDTFDPADPKVIAWWQAKADEIYKLMPDFGGFTVKADSEGRKGPSQYGRTPADAANVLARALKPHGGVVLYRGFVYNNHLDWNDRKADRARAGVDNFVKNDGTFDSNVIIQIKEGPIDFQAREPVSPLFAALHRTNVAIEVQTAQEYTGQQRHMVFLPSMWKWVLDTDLHAPAIDGKPRATPVKQIITGHTFPNADGTPRLGGFISVTNVGLDANWLHHPMAMANLYGFGRLAWNPDTPLDEIANTWSTMTWGSDAAVRTTVPKMLLTSWQVYEGYTGPNGIGTLTNILGYHFGPGIESAERNGWGQWFRGEKDGIGMDRTARGSGYIQQYPPELAAQYESLATVPDNLLLFFHHVPYDHRLHSGKTLVQSIYDTHYASARAAAEYVPQWKSLEGKVDAERYTQTLQLLEFQTGHAIVWRDAINTWFQKQSGIPDATYRVGSDTGRIEAEAMKAEGYTPIEVTPWETASAGKVVVCREVNGCTLTTTVPQPRGRYNVAVQYYDMWRGASRYELLVDGKSVAQWRADDTLPPAQYDAAPDGQTATRFTAHGVALHPGATLTLHAVPDLRTELENVVPAAEANSQIRARDYREYAPVDYIVIGPDGDITPH; the protein is encoded by the coding sequence ATGATGAAAAGCAACCCACGCACCATCGTTCTCATCGCCACATGCCTCGCCGCCTGCCTTGGTGCGAAAGCGGAGGACGGTGCAGCCGCATGGCTACGGTACGCGCCGATCGCAAACCCTGCACAGTACCGCGAGTTGCCTTCGCGCATCGTGGTGATGGGAGACTCCCCCACAGAACGCGCTGCCGGCGCTGAACTTCAGCGAGGCCTCACGAAGATGCTGGGGCGAGAGTTCACCGTGACGGGCGCTGCCGGGCTGACAGAACGAGCCATCGTTCTGGATCGAGAGCGCGGCGGGTCCGGCAAGGCCCCTGACTATGACAACGCGGTCGACATCCGCGCGGACACGTATCGCATTGCCTCTCGCAATCCCTGGCAGGTGCAGGTCCTTGGTGCTTCCACTCGTGCTGAGCTCTACGGCGTCTTCCATCTGCTGGAGTTGATTGCGACAGCAAAGCCCCTGCCTTCGAATGAAGGACATACCCCTTCCGCGCCCATCCGGTGGACGGATGAGTGGGACAACCTGAACGGCACCATCGAACGCGGCTATGCGGGCCGCTCCATCTTCTTCGAGAACGGGCATGTGCGCGCTGACCTTTCACGCGCAGGCGAGTATGCGCGGTTGCTGGCATCCGTTGGCATGAACGGCTGCAACGTCAACAACGTCAATGCGGACCTGGACACGTTATCGCCAGAGCACCTGCACGAGTTCGCGCGCATTGCGGATGTCTTCCGTCCATGGGGCGTGAGGCTTGCACTGAGCATCGACCTGACAAGTCCGCAGACAGTCGGTGGGCTGGATACCTTCGATCCCGCTGATCCGAAGGTCATCGCATGGTGGCAGGCGAAGGCGGACGAGATCTATAAGCTGATGCCGGACTTTGGCGGCTTTACCGTAAAGGCTGACTCCGAGGGTCGTAAGGGACCATCGCAATACGGCCGCACACCAGCCGACGCGGCGAACGTGCTGGCGCGCGCGTTGAAGCCCCACGGGGGCGTGGTGCTCTATCGCGGCTTCGTCTATAACAACCATCTTGACTGGAACGATCGCAAGGCCGACCGCGCGCGTGCCGGTGTCGATAACTTCGTGAAGAACGACGGGACATTCGACTCCAACGTCATCATCCAGATCAAGGAAGGCCCCATCGACTTCCAGGCACGCGAACCGGTGAGCCCGCTCTTCGCTGCGCTCCATAGAACGAACGTTGCGATCGAAGTGCAGACTGCGCAGGAGTACACCGGCCAGCAACGCCACATGGTCTTTCTGCCCAGCATGTGGAAGTGGGTGCTCGACACGGATCTACATGCGCCTGCCATTGACGGCAAGCCGCGCGCAACACCGGTGAAGCAGATCATTACCGGCCACACGTTTCCAAACGCAGACGGCACGCCGCGCCTGGGTGGCTTTATCTCCGTGACGAACGTCGGCCTGGATGCTAATTGGCTGCATCATCCGATGGCGATGGCGAACCTGTATGGCTTCGGACGGCTGGCATGGAACCCCGACACGCCTCTCGACGAAATTGCGAATACGTGGAGCACGATGACGTGGGGCAGCGATGCTGCGGTCCGCACGACCGTGCCGAAGATGTTACTCACGAGCTGGCAGGTCTACGAGGGCTACACCGGTCCGAACGGAATCGGGACCCTAACGAACATCCTTGGATATCACTTCGGGCCAGGCATCGAGTCCGCCGAGCGCAATGGTTGGGGACAGTGGTTCCGCGGAGAGAAGGATGGCATCGGCATGGACCGAACGGCCAGGGGCAGCGGATACATCCAGCAGTATCCGCCGGAGCTTGCTGCGCAGTACGAATCGCTTGCGACGGTTCCCGATAACCTTTTGCTCTTTTTCCACCATGTGCCGTATGACCATCGGCTGCACAGCGGCAAGACACTTGTGCAATCCATATACGACACGCATTACGCAAGCGCACGTGCCGCTGCTGAGTATGTGCCGCAGTGGAAGTCGCTCGAAGGCAAGGTCGATGCTGAGCGCTATACGCAGACTCTTCAACTGCTCGAGTTCCAGACTGGGCATGCGATTGTATGGCGCGATGCGATTAACACTTGGTTTCAAAAACAGTCCGGCATACCGGATGCAACGTATCGCGTGGGCAGCGACACCGGTCGCATCGAAGCGGAAGCGATGAAGGCCGAAGGTTACACGCCCATCGAGGTAACCCCATGGGAGACGGCTTCAGCCGGCAAAGTTGTTGTCTGCCGTGAAGTCAATGGATGCACACTGACAACCACCGTTCCGCAGCCGCGCGGCAGATATAACGTCGCTGTGCAGTATTACGACATGTGGCGCGGCGCATCGCGCTATGAGTTACTCGTCGACGGCAAGAGCGTTGCGCAGTGGCGCGCAGATGACACGTTACCGCCCGCGCAGTACGACGCCGCTCCGGATGGACAGACGGCAACGCGCTTCACGGCGCATGGCGTCGCACTGCATCCCGGCGCGACGTTGACTTTGCACGCCGTGCCGGACCTGCGAACGGAACTGGAGAACGTGGTCCCGGCTGCTGAGGCGAATAGCCAGATCCGTGCGCGCGACTATCGCGAGTACGCTCCCGTCGACTACATTGTCATTGGCCCGGACGGCGATATTACGCCGCATTAA
- a CDS encoding DUF2252 family protein → MRLKNDKTTTPDRRSLLETKRHSKMAESAHAYVRGNTRRFYEWLSSDAVKASLPSGPEVWICGDCHTGNLGPVAGVHGRIDIEIRDVDQTVIGNPAHDLLRLGLSLAMAARSSDLPGVTTALMIEEMIEGYLARLTGHSAHITPNEIEPIRRVMRQAGMRRWKHLAEERIEGITPKIPLGRRYWALQEPEHEALQSLFTEEKLRKLIEGIRGKTEEQVDLLDAAYWMKGCSSLGKLRFAALIGVGKKKHRQFHLLDIKEATAAAAPRALHATVYEDHAERVVTGARALSPFLGNRMIAAQLLGKPVIVRELRPQDMKFDLENLSREDAIGTARLMAGVVGRAHGRQMKPAQRAAWVKELRSRHTRGLDAPRWLWSSILDLAALHEAAYLEHCRRYALGEVAA, encoded by the coding sequence ATGAGATTGAAGAACGATAAAACAACTACACCCGATCGACGTTCCCTCCTGGAGACAAAACGCCATAGCAAGATGGCCGAGTCTGCGCACGCCTACGTCCGTGGCAATACCCGGCGCTTCTACGAATGGCTCTCCAGTGATGCAGTGAAAGCTTCGTTACCCAGCGGTCCGGAGGTATGGATCTGCGGCGACTGCCATACGGGTAATCTCGGACCGGTAGCCGGTGTCCATGGCCGCATCGACATTGAGATCCGTGATGTCGACCAGACAGTCATCGGGAATCCTGCGCACGATCTGCTGCGCCTGGGCCTGTCTCTGGCCATGGCGGCGCGCAGCTCCGATCTACCCGGTGTAACCACAGCCCTCATGATCGAAGAGATGATCGAGGGCTACCTGGCACGCCTGACTGGCCACTCTGCGCATATCACGCCGAATGAGATTGAACCCATTCGCCGGGTGATGCGGCAGGCGGGCATGCGCCGATGGAAGCACCTGGCCGAAGAGCGCATCGAAGGCATCACGCCGAAGATTCCGCTGGGTCGCAGATACTGGGCGTTGCAGGAGCCGGAGCACGAAGCTTTGCAGAGCCTGTTCACGGAAGAAAAGCTGCGCAAGCTCATCGAGGGCATTCGCGGCAAGACCGAGGAACAGGTCGATCTGCTGGACGCTGCCTACTGGATGAAGGGCTGCTCATCTTTGGGCAAGCTACGCTTTGCAGCGCTGATCGGGGTTGGAAAGAAGAAGCATCGCCAGTTCCACCTCCTCGACATCAAGGAAGCGACAGCCGCCGCAGCTCCGCGCGCATTGCATGCGACGGTCTACGAAGACCATGCGGAGCGCGTAGTCACTGGTGCGCGTGCCTTATCACCCTTTCTGGGTAATCGGATGATCGCCGCGCAGCTGCTTGGCAAGCCCGTCATCGTGCGTGAGCTGCGACCGCAGGACATGAAGTTCGATCTTGAGAACCTTTCCCGTGAAGACGCCATCGGAACGGCTCGACTGATGGCCGGCGTGGTCGGGCGCGCACATGGCAGGCAGATGAAGCCAGCGCAGCGAGCGGCATGGGTGAAAGAGCTGCGTTCACGCCACACGCGTGGGCTCGACGCGCCGCGCTGGCTATGGAGCAGCATCCTGGACCTTGCGGCGCTGCATGAAGCTGCGTATCTGGAGCACTGCCGTCGCTACGCCCTCGGCGAAGTCGCAGCCTAG